GGCGCACCATTTCCAGGCTGTCTATTGTTTCCTGCGCTGTTTGCGTCGGGAAACCATACATCAGGTAAGCATGTACCATGATACCGGCTTCGGTAAAATTGCGGTTCACTCTTGCCACCTGCGCTACGGTTACTCCTTTCTGGATCAGTTCCAGCAAACGGTCCGAAGCAACTTCCAGTCCGCCGGAAACGGCAATACAGCCGGAAGCTTTTAGCAGCAGGCAAAGGTCTTTGGTAAAACTTTTTTCAAACCGGATATTCGTCCACCAGGTAACTGCCAGTTTTCGTTTCAGGATTTCCAGGGCTACCGCTCGCATTAATGCCGGCGGTGCGGCTTCGTCTACAAAGTGAAACCCGTTCTGTCCTGTTTGCGCCATCAGTTCCTCCATTCTGTCAACCAGCATTTTGGCGGCAATTGGTTCGTAAACCTTTATATAGTCTAATGATATGTCACAGAAAGTACATTTCCCCCAGTAGCAGCCGTGCGCCATCGTCAGCTTATTCCAGCGTCCGTCACTCCACATACGGTGCATCGGGTTCACGATTTCAATAACCGAAATGTATTTATCAAGCAGTAAATCGCTGTAATCCGGTGTTCCTACTTCGGATTGTTTATAATCCCGGCAGGCAGGATTATTGATATAGGTTACTTCCCCTTCCGATAAGACAAACGTCCGTTTCAGGGCTTCTTTCGGCAATTTGCCTTCCACATAAGCGATCATGTTTTCCACCGGCGCTTCTCCGTCATCCAATGTTATAAAGTCAAAGAATTCCATCACCCGCGTATCTGTAAGGGAGCGCAATTCCGTATTGGGAAAACCGCCGCCCATGGCGACCTTGATTTCCGGATGGTGCTTTTTGATCCATTGTGCGCAACGAAAAGCGCTGTACAGATTTCCGGGAAACGGCACAGAGAAAGCCACTATTTCCGGCTGAATCTCCTGTAGTCTTTCCTCCAGAAGCTGTAAGGTGATCTGATCGATATAGGTGTATTCCTGCTGAAGCGTGGCATGCAGTTCGTCAAAAGAATTGGCGGAACGGCCTAAGCGTTCAGCATAACGGCTAAAGCCAAAATGCGGATCGATACATTCCACTATCAAATCTGAAATATCTTCCAGATAGAGCGTTGCCAGGTGCTTCCCTTTGTCCTGTGTTCCCATCGTACCAAAAGCCCAGTCCAGTTCTTCCAGCTGTGCAAAGCGGGACGCTTCCGGAAGGAAATCTTCCTGGCAGATCAAATGGGATAAAGTTGGATTTTTCCCTTGCAGGAATAAGATAACCGGATCAATCGTCTTGATATATTCGTCCTGTAGAGCAATAATACGCTGACTGTTTTCAGAATATTGCTGGGCTTTGCCTTCAATTTCGACAAACAGGCGGATAAGTCCTTCTTTGGAAAACAATTTCAGGATCACTTCGATACCCAAATCCGCCTGGAAAGAGGAGATATTTTTGGTATTCAGAAAACCTTTCACATAAGCCGTTCCCGGATAGGGTGTGTTGAGCTGTGTAAAAGGCGGTGTGATTAGGAAAATTGTTGTCGGCATCTTTACGTTACTTCATTGAGACTGCAAAAGTATCACATTTTTAAAAATAAATCAGCTTTATCAACGATACATCAGCGGCTGCTTATAATGCCACCGTTTCTATAGCGTTTAGTTTGTCGACATACAAAACCGTTTCCTGATTTTCATGATCGCCGGAAAACATTGACAGGAATTTCGCGCCATAGACGATCTCCTTAAAAGTATAAGATGTCCGTTTAACAACCGTAGTACTGAACATATCGTCGAAAACCTTGATAAAAACCAGTATTTCACCCTGTTGTTTTTCAAAGTCTTCCTTACTAAAAGCCGCCAGCGGACTGCTCTCCGTGATAGGGTGCACCAGAGTCCAGCTCAGCGTCAGCATATTGATCTTATCCAGTTCCAAATCCAGCGTAAAGAATTTATTTACTTTCTTTCCGTCTTCTTCAAAATTCAGCCCTAACGTAACTTTTGCTTCCGCTTCCATCAGGTTGGTATTTTTATAAGGTGTTAGCCGGATCATTAAGGCTTTGGAGTCTTTATAGGGAGCAATTACCGCAATATCCGAAAAACGGACCAGTGCTTTCGGCTTACTGAATCTTCCGTAAAACAAGCCGGTCGCTATGGCAAAGCTCAGCAATCCGAACAGCGCTTCCACGGAAGCGACAAAACTGGAGGCAAATCCGGTCGGACTGATGTGTCCGTAGCCCACAGTCGTAAAAGTCTGTGCACTGAAAAAGAATGCCTGACCGAATTGATTGAGCGGTGTGACGGCATTGATACCCTGCAGGTGTTCCACCCCGATGCCATAGTAAATACAGGCAAAAAGAAAATTAACCGCCAGGTAAAAGGCAAAAATGATAAACATGAATTTCCAGCGCTTCACTTCGATCATTGCATGGTACCAGCTTATTTTTTCCGCCCGTCCGATACCGACTTTCCTCACATTCGCATTTCCGTTTTTATTTACAAAACGCCCGGCATAACCGGAGGCATTCACTCCAAAGCCGGTGTTCTCATCCGCTTTAGCCCTGGAATTTATTTTCTTTAGAAAAGCCATAAGGTATATTTTAAGTAAAGCTAAAAAAAATCCGATTTCAAAATATTTTAAAAGACATGATATTTTTTTTATACATTTAATGTAAACACCTCTAAATATGAAAAATATTACATTGTCTGTTCAACCATTTGGAAATTCAAAATACAGATTAGGAATCAAATTAGACGATTCAAGAACCTATTTTGTCAAAAGACATAGAGAAGTGATTCTAAAAATTGAAGACCAAACAATTAACACAAAAACTACTTGTGGTCCTCCTTTAAACAAAGGTTTTGACTTGAGTGAAACTGCAATTCATCAGTGGATTATAGATAATTCATTTCATAAATACATCCCCAGAAAGCCAACTAAATTAATTTTTAAATTAGATATCAATAATGGTTTAATTACTCTAACTTATCTAAATAAAGAATAAAAAAAGTCCCGATAAATCGGGACTCTTCAAATATATATTGTCGTATTATTTACTTAAATACATTTTTCTTCTGGAGTACAATTCGTAGAACTGATCGTCTTTCAGGTCATCGATAAACAAGATGCTTTCTCCTGTGGATTTCATTTCCGGTCCTAAAGCTTTGTTTACATTTTTGAATTTGCTGAAAGAGAATACCGGCTGCTTGATGGCATATCCTTTTAACTGCGGGTTAAAGGTAAAGTCGGTTACTTTCTTTTCACCCAGCATTACTTTTGTCGCATAATTTACATACGGCTCCCCATACGCTTTAGCGATAAAAGGAACGGTACGGGACGCTCTCGGGTTTGCTTCAATGATGTATACGGTATCGTCTTTAATAGCGAACTGTATGTTGATCAGACCTACTGTTTTTAGTGCCAGGGCAATTTTGTGGGTATGGTCTTTGATTTGCTGCATCACAAACTCTCCTAAGTTAAAAGGCGGCAATGTCGCATTACTGTCTCCCGAGTGGATTCCGCATGGCTCGATATGCTCCATGATTCCGATGATGTACACGTTTTCTCCGTCGCAGATAGCATCTGCTTCCGCTTCAATAGCTCCGTCAAGATAATGGTCTAACAACAGTTTATTATTTGGAATTTTGCGTAGTAAATCCACCACGTGCTCTTCCAGTTCTTCTTTGTTGATAACGATCTTCATTCCTTGTCCTCCCAATACGTAAGATGGTCTTACCAATAACGGGAAGTCTAATTTATCGGCTAATTTTGATGCTTCGTCTGCACTTTCTGCTACTCCAAATTGCGGGAAAGGAATTTTTAATTCTTCCAGTAATTCCGAGAAACGTCCTCTGTCCTCAGCCAGATCCAGTGCATCAAAACTGGTTCCGATTATTTTTACGCCGTATTTAGACAGTTTTTCAGCCAATTTCAAGGCTGTCTGCCCGCCTAACTGTACGATCACTCCTTCCGGTTTTTCATGGCGGATAATGTCGTAGATATGTTCCCAGAAAACCGGTTCGAAGTACAGTTTATCGGCCGTATCAAAATCGGTTGAAACCGTTTCAGGATTACAGTTAATCATGATGGTTTCATAACCGCATTCTGCTGCTGCCAATACACCGTGTACACAGGAATAATCGAATTCGATCCCCTGTCCGATGCGGTTTGGTCCCGAGCCCAGTACAATTACTTTCTTTTTGTCGGTTACAATACTTTCATTGTCTACATAACGGGTTCCGTCTGCTTTTTCAATTTCTGCCTCAAATGTAGAGTAGTAATACGGTGTTTTTGCCTTAAACTCGGCCGCACAGGTATCTACCAGTTTGTACACACGTTTTACGCCCAAATCCTCACGAAGTCTGTAAATCTGACTTTCCAGACAGCCTAACATGTGTGCGATCTGTCTGTCGGCAAATCCTTTTTGTTTTGCTTCCAGCAACAGTTCTTTGGATAAGGTATCGATATTGTATTTTGAAATTTCTTTTTCTAAAGCATACAGTTCTTCATATTGTTTTAAGAACCACATGTCAATTTTGGTAATCTCATGAATTCTGCTCAATGGAATTCCCATTGCAATCGCATCATAAATTACGAATACACGATCCCAGCTGGCGTGCGTCAGCTTATCAATGATCTGGTCGTAATTGGTATATCCTTTTCCGTCTGCACCCAATCCGTTGCGTTTGATCTCCAACGATTGTGTTGCTTTGTGCAATGCTTCCT
This region of Flavobacterium inviolabile genomic DNA includes:
- a CDS encoding B12-binding domain-containing radical SAM protein, producing the protein MPTTIFLITPPFTQLNTPYPGTAYVKGFLNTKNISSFQADLGIEVILKLFSKEGLIRLFVEIEGKAQQYSENSQRIIALQDEYIKTIDPVILFLQGKNPTLSHLICQEDFLPEASRFAQLEELDWAFGTMGTQDKGKHLATLYLEDISDLIVECIDPHFGFSRYAERLGRSANSFDELHATLQQEYTYIDQITLQLLEERLQEIQPEIVAFSVPFPGNLYSAFRCAQWIKKHHPEIKVAMGGGFPNTELRSLTDTRVMEFFDFITLDDGEAPVENMIAYVEGKLPKEALKRTFVLSEGEVTYINNPACRDYKQSEVGTPDYSDLLLDKYISVIEIVNPMHRMWSDGRWNKLTMAHGCYWGKCTFCDISLDYIKVYEPIAAKMLVDRMEELMAQTGQNGFHFVDEAAPPALMRAVALEILKRKLAVTWWTNIRFEKSFTKDLCLLLKASGCIAVSGGLEVASDRLLELIQKGVTVAQVARVNRNFTEAGIMVHAYLMYGFPTQTAQETIDSLEMVRQLFELGILQSGFWHQFAMTAHSPVGMYPEKFGVQKETDTIGSFANNDIVHIDTTGTDHDRFSFGLKKSLFNYMHGICFDYPLQDWFEFKIPRTKVPHDYIYNALQDEDNFTVKSSAKIVWTGGKPAVSYFTKNKKGRQFEMASLTFHDKKESFTIQVNKEEADWLKELLPKISVANTKVFTFNEVKSDYENSDKEDFELFWYSKPINTLRDFGLLVL
- a CDS encoding ion channel — translated: MAFLKKINSRAKADENTGFGVNASGYAGRFVNKNGNANVRKVGIGRAEKISWYHAMIEVKRWKFMFIIFAFYLAVNFLFACIYYGIGVEHLQGINAVTPLNQFGQAFFFSAQTFTTVGYGHISPTGFASSFVASVEALFGLLSFAIATGLFYGRFSKPKALVRFSDIAVIAPYKDSKALMIRLTPYKNTNLMEAEAKVTLGLNFEEDGKKVNKFFTLDLELDKINMLTLSWTLVHPITESSPLAAFSKEDFEKQQGEILVFIKVFDDMFSTTVVKRTSYTFKEIVYGAKFLSMFSGDHENQETVLYVDKLNAIETVAL
- the carB gene encoding carbamoyl-phosphate synthase large subunit; this translates as MPKDNSIKSVLIIGSGPIVIGQACEFDYSGSQSARSLREEGIEVILINSNPATIMTDPSMADHIYLKPLTTKSIIEILKAHPQIDAVLPTMGGQTALNLCLEADEKGIWQDFNVKLIGVDVNAINVTEDREQFKQLLEKIEIPVAPAKTANSFLKGKEIAQEFGFPLVIRPSFTLGGTGAAFVHKKEDFDDLLTRGLEASPIHEVLIDKALLGWKEYELELLRDKNDNVVIICTIENMDPMGIHTGDSITVAPAMTLSDRTFQRMRDMAILMMRSIGNFAGGCNVQFAVSPDEKEDIVAIEINPRVSRSSALASKATGYPIAKIATKLALGYSLDELENQITKSTSALFEPTLDYVIVKIPRWNFDKFEGADRTLGLQMKSVGEVMGIGRSFQEALHKATQSLEIKRNGLGADGKGYTNYDQIIDKLTHASWDRVFVIYDAIAMGIPLSRIHEITKIDMWFLKQYEELYALEKEISKYNIDTLSKELLLEAKQKGFADRQIAHMLGCLESQIYRLREDLGVKRVYKLVDTCAAEFKAKTPYYYSTFEAEIEKADGTRYVDNESIVTDKKKVIVLGSGPNRIGQGIEFDYSCVHGVLAAAECGYETIMINCNPETVSTDFDTADKLYFEPVFWEHIYDIIRHEKPEGVIVQLGGQTALKLAEKLSKYGVKIIGTSFDALDLAEDRGRFSELLEELKIPFPQFGVAESADEASKLADKLDFPLLVRPSYVLGGQGMKIVINKEELEEHVVDLLRKIPNNKLLLDHYLDGAIEAEADAICDGENVYIIGIMEHIEPCGIHSGDSNATLPPFNLGEFVMQQIKDHTHKIALALKTVGLINIQFAIKDDTVYIIEANPRASRTVPFIAKAYGEPYVNYATKVMLGEKKVTDFTFNPQLKGYAIKQPVFSFSKFKNVNKALGPEMKSTGESILFIDDLKDDQFYELYSRRKMYLSK